A window of the Cystobacter fuscus genome harbors these coding sequences:
- a CDS encoding type IV pilus twitching motility protein PilT, with protein MDQSTLNKLLTVGVQNGASDIHFRPGDPPIYRVNGVLRPLKMEKLHPDHTRQVALHVISDPLTKTQLDSLQEYDTSYGLPGVARFRVNIYRQRGTIACILRIIPDEIPTIDGLGLPQVLKTIAGNEQGLVLVTGAAGSGKSSTLAAMLDHINRTENLHILTIEDPIEFIHKNVKSSISQREIGPDTENFAIGLRAALRQDPDVILVGDMRDMETVDIALKASETGRLVFTSMHTMDAPRTINRLVSVFPAEEQAMVRMRLADSLKAIVSQRLLPRADGKGRTVAQEILVQTPQVEQFIREDRAHELKDVIEHGGEPFGMQTFEQHLSQLYQQTAITLETAMSAAPRPDELQRVLDSA; from the coding sequence TTGGATCAGTCAACCCTCAACAAGTTGCTCACGGTGGGCGTGCAGAATGGCGCCTCGGATATCCATTTCCGGCCGGGTGACCCTCCCATCTACCGGGTCAACGGGGTCCTGCGGCCCTTGAAGATGGAGAAGCTCCACCCGGATCATACCCGTCAGGTGGCGCTCCACGTCATCTCCGACCCGCTCACCAAGACGCAGCTCGACAGCCTGCAGGAGTACGACACCTCCTACGGCCTGCCGGGCGTGGCGCGCTTTCGCGTGAACATCTACCGCCAGCGCGGCACCATCGCCTGCATCCTGCGCATCATCCCGGACGAAATCCCCACCATCGACGGACTGGGGCTGCCGCAGGTGCTCAAGACGATCGCCGGCAATGAGCAGGGGCTGGTGCTCGTCACGGGGGCCGCCGGCTCGGGCAAGAGCTCCACGCTCGCGGCGATGCTCGATCACATCAACCGCACGGAGAACCTGCACATCCTCACCATCGAGGATCCGATCGAGTTCATCCACAAGAACGTCAAGTCCTCCATCTCCCAGCGGGAGATCGGCCCGGACACGGAGAACTTCGCCATCGGGCTGCGCGCCGCGCTGAGGCAGGACCCGGACGTCATCCTCGTGGGCGACATGCGCGACATGGAGACGGTGGACATCGCGCTCAAGGCCTCGGAGACGGGCCGGCTGGTGTTCACCTCCATGCACACGATGGACGCGCCGCGCACCATCAACCGCCTGGTGTCGGTGTTTCCCGCCGAGGAGCAGGCGATGGTGCGCATGCGCCTGGCGGACAGCCTCAAGGCGATCGTCTCGCAGCGGCTGTTGCCCCGCGCGGATGGCAAGGGGCGCACCGTGGCGCAGGAGATCCTCGTGCAGACGCCGCAGGTGGAGCAGTTCATCCGCGAGGATCGTGCCCACGAGCTCAAGGACGTCATCGAGCATGGAGGCGAGCCGTTCGGGATGCAGACCTTCGAGCAGCACCTCAGCCAGCTCTACCAGCAGACGGCCATCACCCTGGAGACGGCCATGAGCGCGGCCCCCCGGCCGGACGAGCTGCAGCGCGTGCTCGACTCCGCCTGA
- the icd gene encoding NADP-dependent isocitrate dehydrogenase translates to MAPPSGEKITLQNGKLTVPNNPIVPYIEGDGTGRDIWRASQNVFDAAVEKAYGGKKKISWFEVLAGEKAFKTVNNWLPDETVAAFREYLVGIKGPLTTPVGGGIRSLNVALRQLLDLYVCLRPVRYFKGVPSPVKTPEKVDMVIFRENTEDIYAGIEFEAGSAQAAKVLEILKKEFPKEFGKIRFPQDVGLGVKPVSKEGTERLIRAAIEYALVEKRKSVTFVHKGNIMKFTEGAFRKWGYELAAREYGDKVYTWDQWEATKAAKNEEAANAEQKAALASGKILIKDSIADITLQQVLTRPDEFDVIATLNLNGDYLSDALAAQVGGIGIAPGGNINYLTGHAVFEATHGTAPKYADLDKVNPGSVILSGEMMLRHMGWNEAADLIIKGMDKAIASKTVTYDFARLMNQEKQTGVTEVKCSEFGQAIIKNM, encoded by the coding sequence ATGGCGCCTCCGAGCGGCGAGAAGATCACCCTGCAGAACGGCAAGCTGACCGTGCCGAACAACCCCATCGTCCCCTACATCGAGGGAGACGGCACCGGCCGCGACATCTGGCGCGCCTCGCAGAACGTCTTCGACGCGGCGGTGGAGAAGGCCTACGGCGGCAAGAAGAAGATCTCCTGGTTCGAGGTGCTCGCCGGCGAGAAGGCCTTCAAGACGGTCAACAACTGGCTGCCCGACGAGACGGTGGCGGCGTTCCGCGAGTACCTGGTGGGCATCAAGGGCCCGCTGACGACGCCGGTGGGCGGTGGCATCCGCTCGCTCAACGTGGCGCTGCGCCAGCTGCTCGACCTGTACGTGTGCCTGCGCCCCGTGCGCTACTTCAAGGGCGTGCCCAGCCCCGTGAAGACCCCCGAGAAGGTCGACATGGTCATCTTCCGGGAGAACACCGAGGACATCTACGCGGGCATCGAGTTCGAGGCGGGCTCGGCCCAGGCCGCCAAGGTGCTCGAGATCCTCAAGAAGGAGTTCCCCAAGGAGTTCGGCAAGATCCGCTTCCCCCAGGACGTGGGTCTGGGCGTCAAGCCCGTGTCGAAGGAAGGCACCGAGCGCCTCATCCGCGCCGCCATCGAGTACGCCCTGGTGGAGAAGCGCAAGAGCGTCACCTTCGTGCACAAGGGCAACATCATGAAGTTCACCGAGGGCGCCTTCCGCAAGTGGGGCTACGAGCTCGCGGCGCGCGAGTACGGTGACAAGGTCTACACGTGGGATCAGTGGGAGGCCACCAAGGCCGCCAAGAACGAGGAGGCCGCCAACGCCGAGCAGAAGGCGGCGCTCGCCTCCGGGAAGATCCTCATCAAGGACTCCATCGCGGACATCACCCTGCAGCAGGTGCTCACGCGTCCGGACGAGTTCGACGTCATCGCCACGCTCAACCTCAACGGTGACTACCTGTCCGACGCGCTCGCCGCGCAGGTGGGCGGCATCGGCATCGCGCCGGGCGGCAACATCAACTACCTGACCGGCCACGCCGTGTTCGAGGCCACCCACGGCACCGCGCCCAAGTACGCGGACCTGGACAAGGTGAACCCGGGCTCGGTCATCCTCTCGGGCGAGATGATGCTGCGCCACATGGGCTGGAACGAGGCGGCCGACCTCATCATCAAGGGCATGGACAAGGCCATCGCCAGCAAGACCGTCACCTACGACTTCGCCCGCCTGATGAACCAGGAGAAGCAGACCGGCGTGACCGAGGTGAAGTGCTCGGAGTTCGGTCAGGCCATCATCAAGAACATGTAG
- the menD gene encoding 2-succinyl-5-enolpyruvyl-6-hydroxy-3-cyclohexene-1-carboxylic-acid synthase, with translation MFDAHVNQLWARALVEELVRGGVRHAVVCPGSRSSPLAHACAMAEGLRTWSVIDERSAGFFALGMAKQSRVPVVLVATSGTAGAHFYPAIIEAAMSQVPLVVLTADRPLELQGWGAPQTVPQARMFGEFSRLFVDVGLPESEDVALVHLRATVARAVGVAQRAPRGAVHLNVPFREPLAPVPGASSSEHLSSLARVGRSGAPLTRISPPVRQPDPLTLAAVRARVAATERGVIVCGPRDENDGFAEAIASLAEATGYPVLAEATSQARYGGGPLTLSLYDAMLRHEPFARDHRPELVLRFGGGLTPKAPQTWLDSSGAEVVLFSDEGALFDPSHRASRVVEGSAVAACEALGKGLSRGLGPWARGFLWAEQWCRAALESAFSEDATLTEMRLAHEVVAVLPDGANLFVSSSMPIRDVDAFAPSAGRRLRVLANRGANGIDGIVSSALGMAAASGRPTVLLTGDLALLHDMGGLLLARRNAVPLTLVVVNNDGGGIFSFLPIAQAEGARAHYETLWGTPHGMDFAHAAALYQARYRRVESPAALRSAVAEGLKGGLNLIEVQVRDRARNVESHRQLFARMAAALGEGPWL, from the coding sequence ATGTTTGACGCCCACGTGAATCAACTCTGGGCCCGGGCCCTCGTGGAGGAACTGGTGCGGGGTGGGGTGAGGCACGCCGTGGTGTGCCCGGGCTCGCGCTCCTCTCCGCTGGCGCACGCGTGCGCCATGGCCGAGGGTCTGCGCACCTGGTCCGTCATCGACGAGCGCAGCGCGGGCTTCTTCGCCCTGGGCATGGCCAAGCAGTCGCGCGTGCCGGTGGTGCTGGTGGCCACGAGCGGCACGGCGGGCGCGCACTTCTATCCGGCGATCATCGAGGCCGCCATGTCGCAGGTGCCGCTGGTGGTGCTCACCGCGGACCGGCCCCTGGAGTTGCAGGGCTGGGGAGCGCCCCAGACGGTGCCCCAGGCGCGCATGTTCGGGGAGTTCTCCCGGCTGTTCGTGGACGTGGGCCTGCCGGAGTCGGAGGACGTGGCGCTCGTGCACCTGCGCGCCACGGTGGCCCGGGCGGTGGGCGTGGCCCAGCGCGCGCCCCGGGGCGCGGTGCACCTCAACGTGCCGTTTCGCGAGCCCCTGGCGCCCGTGCCCGGTGCCTCCAGCTCGGAGCACCTGTCCTCGCTCGCCCGGGTGGGGCGGTCGGGCGCCCCCCTCACGCGGATCAGCCCGCCGGTGCGCCAGCCCGATCCGCTGACGCTGGCGGCGGTGCGCGCGCGCGTGGCCGCCACCGAGCGGGGCGTCATCGTCTGCGGCCCCCGGGACGAGAACGATGGCTTCGCGGAAGCCATCGCCTCGCTGGCCGAGGCCACGGGCTATCCGGTGCTGGCCGAGGCCACGTCCCAGGCCCGCTATGGAGGTGGGCCCCTCACGCTGTCGCTCTACGACGCGATGTTGCGGCACGAGCCCTTCGCCCGCGACCACCGGCCGGAGCTGGTGCTGCGCTTTGGTGGCGGGCTCACGCCCAAGGCGCCCCAGACGTGGCTCGACAGCTCGGGCGCGGAGGTGGTGCTCTTCAGTGACGAGGGCGCGCTGTTCGATCCCTCGCACCGCGCCTCGCGCGTGGTGGAGGGCTCGGCGGTGGCGGCGTGCGAGGCGCTCGGCAAGGGGTTGTCGCGAGGCCTGGGACCCTGGGCGCGCGGCTTCCTGTGGGCCGAGCAGTGGTGCCGGGCGGCGCTGGAGTCGGCCTTCTCGGAGGACGCGACGCTCACGGAGATGCGGCTCGCCCATGAGGTGGTGGCGGTGTTGCCGGACGGGGCGAACCTCTTCGTGTCCAGCAGCATGCCCATCCGGGACGTGGACGCGTTCGCGCCCTCGGCGGGTCGCCGGCTCCGGGTGCTGGCCAACCGGGGCGCCAATGGCATCGACGGCATCGTCTCGAGCGCGCTCGGGATGGCGGCGGCCTCGGGGCGGCCCACGGTGTTGCTCACGGGGGACCTGGCCCTGCTGCACGACATGGGCGGCCTGCTGCTGGCGCGCCGCAACGCCGTGCCCCTGACGCTGGTGGTGGTGAACAACGACGGGGGAGGCATCTTCTCCTTCCTGCCCATCGCCCAGGCCGAGGGCGCGCGCGCGCATTATGAGACCCTGTGGGGCACGCCCCACGGCATGGACTTCGCGCACGCCGCCGCGCTCTACCAGGCGCGCTACCGGCGGGTGGAGTCGCCCGCGGCGCTGCGCTCGGCTGTGGCCGAGGGGCTCAAGGGCGGGTTGAACCTCATCGAGGTCCAGGTGAGGGATCGCGCGAGGAACGTGGAGTCGCACCGGCAGCTGTTCGCGAGGATGGCCGCCGCACTGGGAGAGGGCCCATGGCTCTGA
- a CDS encoding STAS/SEC14 domain-containing protein, producing MFRIRVDEAQALVELQLEGVIREDEMRQFIAESLAATRTLTAQGRYIRVLSDMRLLKAASPEAAEILRQGQQTAIEAGMRRLAQLVDSELTALQLNRIARGSGMYRMMRRFQDEQEARRWLMSDEEQHDTA from the coding sequence TTGTTCCGGATTCGCGTCGATGAAGCCCAGGCGCTCGTGGAGTTGCAGCTGGAGGGCGTCATCCGCGAGGACGAGATGCGGCAGTTCATCGCCGAGTCGCTCGCGGCGACCCGGACGCTGACCGCCCAGGGCCGCTACATCCGGGTGCTGTCCGACATGCGCCTGCTCAAGGCCGCCTCCCCCGAGGCCGCCGAGATCCTCCGCCAGGGGCAGCAGACCGCCATCGAGGCGGGCATGCGGCGACTCGCCCAACTCGTCGACAGCGAACTCACCGCGCTCCAGCTCAACCGCATCGCACGCGGCAGCGGCATGTATCGCATGATGCGCCGCTTCCAGGACGAGCAGGAGGCGCGGCGCTGGCTCATGTCGGATGAAGAGCAGCACGACACGGCGTGA
- a CDS encoding class I SAM-dependent DNA methyltransferase, with translation MSVSRTGSPSTEGATDHEPGPERLEPDAQERGVRSAYGEIAEAYEAFFPSLQRYEGRVERFLAETVTPGARVLDMGCGPGLLTRALPPDVEVVGLDLSPEMLEVARRGRPRGTYRSHSYREPLAGEEGRFGVALAVGCLDFCEDLPRTLGHLARALAPGGRLLFTVLERRPGLEAHEEASWRLPEADPPVTLYFWSFAFVARALEEVGLVPVRYQHAPGWLRLMDERVMHFGWWDVVRTGSDKSGRSTGSQTP, from the coding sequence ATGAGCGTCAGCCGGACGGGCAGTCCATCCACGGAAGGGGCCACGGATCATGAGCCGGGGCCCGAGCGCCTCGAACCCGACGCGCAGGAGCGGGGCGTGCGGAGCGCCTATGGGGAGATCGCCGAGGCCTATGAGGCCTTCTTTCCCTCGCTCCAGCGCTACGAGGGGCGTGTGGAGCGCTTCCTCGCGGAGACGGTGACTCCGGGTGCGAGGGTGCTCGACATGGGGTGTGGGCCGGGGCTGCTCACGCGGGCGTTGCCGCCGGACGTGGAGGTGGTGGGCCTGGATCTCTCGCCGGAGATGCTCGAGGTGGCGCGGCGGGGCCGACCTCGAGGGACCTACCGGTCGCACAGCTACCGGGAGCCGCTCGCCGGGGAGGAGGGCCGCTTCGGGGTGGCCCTGGCGGTGGGGTGCCTGGACTTCTGCGAGGACCTGCCCCGGACCCTGGGACACCTGGCGAGGGCCCTGGCCCCGGGGGGACGGCTGCTCTTCACGGTGCTGGAGCGCCGGCCGGGGCTCGAGGCCCACGAGGAGGCGAGCTGGCGGCTGCCGGAGGCGGATCCCCCGGTGACCTTGTATTTCTGGTCCTTCGCGTTCGTGGCCCGGGCCCTGGAGGAGGTGGGGCTGGTGCCCGTGCGCTACCAGCACGCACCGGGTTGGCTGCGACTCATGGACGAGCGGGTGATGCACTTCGGGTGGTGGGACGTGGTGCGGACTGGCTCCGATAAGTCAGGACGCTCGACGGGCAGCCAAACTCCTTGA
- the menC gene encoding o-succinylbenzoate synthase has product MRIVEASLERLRLEMVRPLRTAAGVYAAREGFVVRLVDDAGRVGWGEAMPLAEFGTESPEACERVLTALLPGLRDAAGPPFPGPWAEGGEERFPANHPAARHALEQACLDLLAQRRGLPLSQLLSSGARAEVHVNALLGAASPEELAHEARRAVAEGYETLKLKVAGRPVEEDAVRLAAVRGVAGAARVRIDANGGWTEPEAERALEVLAGEGVELCEQPVAAEALEALCRLAARAPCPLAADESLALPGATRMLLTSAPTVRLLVLKPMVLGGLLPTLALAREAARRGVDAYVTSSLDGVIARAGAAHLAAALPSGRYASGLGVGHLFQNEPDLHPFRPSRGRILLPRTPGQGVHS; this is encoded by the coding sequence ATGCGCATCGTGGAAGCGAGCCTCGAGCGGTTGCGCCTGGAGATGGTGCGACCGCTGAGGACGGCGGCGGGCGTCTACGCGGCTCGCGAGGGCTTCGTGGTGCGGCTGGTGGACGACGCGGGGCGGGTGGGGTGGGGCGAGGCGATGCCCCTCGCGGAGTTCGGCACGGAGTCGCCGGAAGCGTGCGAGCGGGTGTTGACCGCGCTGCTCCCGGGGCTGCGAGACGCGGCGGGCCCGCCCTTCCCTGGGCCCTGGGCGGAAGGCGGCGAGGAGCGCTTCCCCGCGAATCACCCCGCGGCCCGGCATGCGCTGGAGCAGGCATGTCTGGATCTCCTGGCGCAACGGCGGGGACTTCCCCTGAGCCAGCTCCTGTCGTCCGGGGCGCGCGCGGAGGTCCACGTCAACGCGCTGCTGGGCGCCGCGTCCCCCGAGGAGCTGGCGCACGAGGCGCGGCGGGCGGTGGCCGAGGGGTATGAAACGCTGAAGCTCAAGGTGGCGGGCCGCCCGGTGGAGGAGGACGCCGTCCGCCTGGCGGCGGTGCGCGGGGTGGCGGGAGCGGCGCGGGTGCGGATCGACGCGAATGGCGGGTGGACGGAGCCGGAAGCGGAGCGTGCGTTGGAGGTGTTGGCCGGGGAGGGCGTCGAGTTGTGCGAGCAGCCCGTGGCGGCCGAGGCGCTCGAGGCCCTGTGCCGGCTGGCCGCGCGGGCGCCGTGTCCCCTGGCGGCGGATGAATCCCTGGCACTGCCCGGAGCCACCCGGATGCTGCTGACGTCCGCGCCCACGGTGCGCCTGCTCGTGCTCAAGCCCATGGTGCTGGGCGGCTTGTTGCCCACGCTCGCCCTGGCGCGCGAGGCGGCCCGCCGGGGCGTGGACGCCTATGTGACGAGCTCGCTCGATGGGGTGATCGCCCGGGCGGGCGCCGCGCATCTGGCGGCGGCGTTGCCGTCGGGGCGATATGCCTCGGGGCTCGGTGTGGGGCACCTGTTCCAGAACGAGCCGGACCTCCACCCATTCCGCCCGAGTCGGGGCCGCATCCTGCTGCCGCGGACACCGGGCCAGGGAGTGCATTCATGA
- the menE gene encoding o-succinylbenzoate--CoA ligase, with translation MKGSCPIQAGARTRPDALALTFAGQHWTYARMDTEVGRWVAALRARGVGPGDRVGVLSTNHVALAHLFFALGRVGAVLAPFNARLTPAELRPLVEDVAPRLLLALEPLRARLPDAEPLESFADAVGGPSSECVDLDDTSPRVILFTSGTTGRPKGAVITEGNFRASARCSATNLGAHPAPRWLGTLPLFHVGGLAMLTRTAYDGGCLVLRERFAVDDTNRALDEEGITHASFVATTLEQVLEARGDRPVPASFRYSLIGGGPVPAPLLARARAVGLGPLQTYGLTEACSQVATEHPDEADGLTAGRALPGLEVRVVGPAGEPLGAGAEGDIEVRGPTVMAGYLNRLEATREALRDGWLRTKDVGRLDARGRLTVLSRRTDLILRGGENIYPAEVEKVLADHPAVREVAVVGVPDARWGEVPVAFVVVRAGAALPEELGTWCRGSLAGFKVPARFLAIDALPRNALGKVERTVLRERARGA, from the coding sequence ATGAAGGGCTCATGTCCCATCCAGGCCGGCGCACGGACGCGTCCGGACGCGCTGGCGCTCACGTTCGCGGGCCAGCACTGGACGTACGCGCGGATGGACACCGAGGTGGGCCGGTGGGTGGCCGCGCTCCGGGCTCGCGGCGTGGGGCCGGGAGATCGCGTGGGGGTGCTGTCGACGAACCACGTGGCACTGGCGCACCTCTTCTTCGCGCTCGGCCGGGTGGGGGCGGTGCTGGCCCCCTTCAACGCGCGGCTCACTCCGGCGGAACTGCGGCCCCTCGTCGAGGACGTGGCACCCCGGCTCCTGCTGGCACTCGAGCCCCTCCGGGCCCGCCTCCCGGACGCCGAGCCCCTGGAGTCCTTCGCGGACGCGGTGGGCGGACCCTCTTCCGAGTGTGTCGACCTGGACGACACGTCGCCCCGGGTCATCCTGTTCACCTCGGGCACCACGGGCCGGCCCAAGGGCGCGGTGATCACCGAGGGCAACTTCCGGGCGTCCGCGCGCTGCTCCGCGACGAACCTGGGCGCGCACCCGGCGCCACGCTGGCTGGGCACGCTGCCGCTCTTCCACGTGGGGGGCCTCGCGATGCTCACGCGCACCGCCTACGACGGGGGCTGTCTGGTACTGCGCGAGCGCTTCGCGGTGGACGACACCAACCGGGCGCTCGACGAGGAGGGCATCACCCACGCGAGCTTCGTGGCCACGACATTGGAGCAGGTGCTGGAGGCGCGTGGGGACAGGCCGGTGCCCGCTTCGTTCCGGTATTCGCTGATCGGCGGAGGGCCGGTGCCGGCGCCCCTGCTGGCGCGGGCGAGGGCGGTCGGACTCGGGCCCCTGCAGACGTATGGGCTGACGGAGGCGTGCTCCCAGGTGGCCACCGAGCATCCGGACGAGGCGGATGGGCTCACGGCGGGCCGGGCGCTGCCGGGGCTGGAGGTGCGTGTCGTGGGGCCCGCGGGTGAGCCCCTCGGGGCGGGAGCGGAGGGGGACATCGAGGTGCGCGGTCCCACGGTGATGGCCGGCTACCTGAACCGGCTCGAGGCCACGCGCGAGGCGCTGCGAGACGGCTGGTTGCGCACGAAGGACGTGGGACGGCTGGACGCGCGGGGGCGGCTCACGGTGCTGTCGCGGCGCACGGATCTGATCCTCCGGGGAGGGGAGAACATCTACCCGGCCGAGGTGGAGAAGGTCCTGGCGGATCATCCGGCGGTGCGGGAGGTAGCGGTGGTGGGCGTGCCGGACGCGCGCTGGGGCGAGGTACCGGTGGCCTTCGTGGTGGTACGCGCGGGCGCCGCGCTGCCGGAGGAACTCGGCACGTGGTGCCGCGGCTCGCTGGCGGGCTTCAAGGTCCCCGCGCGCTTCCTCGCCATCGACGCCCTGCCGCGCAACGCGCTGGGCAAGGTGGAGCGCACGGTGCTGCGCGAGCGGGCGCGGGGGGCGTGA
- the menH gene encoding 2-succinyl-6-hydroxy-2,4-cyclohexadiene-1-carboxylate synthase, with translation MALKLAYETWGEGAHPLLLVHGFTGNRTSFDHLRSSWSPHVKAIVVELPGHGQTPLPTRPGREGFLETLDALYAVLDELNVARTNLLGYSQGARFALAAVMRRPERFTRLIMESGSPGLHRRQHRTERRVKDSELALFLRQKGLTAFMDYWESLPLFAGLQRLPEEMRAALRARRLANTAEGLAGALECLGLGVQPDYWPELQRQRLPTLLLTGSLDEKFTLTARRMAEELPVVYRRAFEGCTHAPHLEVPEEFAQEVLSFIRTPWYESPEFESTGADASPAPVATVDPSSPPKSQPTP, from the coding sequence ATGGCTCTGAAGCTGGCATATGAGACGTGGGGAGAGGGGGCACACCCCCTTCTCCTCGTGCACGGGTTCACGGGGAACCGCACGTCGTTCGATCACCTGCGTTCCTCGTGGAGCCCGCACGTCAAGGCCATCGTGGTGGAGCTGCCGGGACATGGACAGACACCGCTGCCCACGCGCCCCGGACGCGAGGGCTTCCTGGAGACGCTCGACGCGCTCTACGCGGTGCTCGACGAGCTGAACGTGGCGCGGACCAACCTGCTGGGCTACTCGCAGGGAGCGCGCTTCGCCCTGGCGGCGGTGATGCGCCGGCCCGAGCGCTTCACGCGGCTCATCATGGAGAGCGGCTCGCCGGGGCTGCACCGTCGGCAGCACCGCACGGAGCGGCGGGTGAAGGACAGCGAGCTGGCGCTCTTCCTGCGGCAGAAGGGGCTCACGGCCTTCATGGACTACTGGGAGTCACTGCCGCTGTTCGCGGGATTGCAGCGTCTGCCCGAGGAGATGCGCGCGGCCCTGCGGGCCCGGCGGTTGGCGAACACGGCCGAGGGGCTGGCCGGGGCGCTGGAGTGCCTGGGCCTGGGCGTGCAGCCGGACTACTGGCCGGAGCTGCAACGCCAGCGGCTGCCCACGCTGCTGCTCACGGGATCGCTGGACGAGAAGTTCACCCTGACGGCGCGGCGGATGGCGGAGGAGCTGCCGGTGGTCTACCGCCGCGCGTTCGAGGGGTGCACCCACGCGCCGCACCTGGAAGTGCCCGAGGAGTTCGCCCAGGAAGTGCTCTCCTTCATCCGCACGCCCTGGTACGAGTCCCCCGAGTTCGAGAGCACGGGGGCCGATGCGAGCCCGGCACCGGTCGCCACCGTGGATCCCTCCTCGCCTCCGAAGTCCCAGCCCACCCCATGA
- a CDS encoding 1,4-dihydroxy-2-naphthoate polyprenyltransferase, with the protein MNAIAPAVQAPRPTLKTWLMAARPKTLTAALVPVMVGTALAFGLGVGRWLPALAALVGSMFIQVGTNLTNDYFDFKKGADTAERVGPQRVTQSGLISPGTVLASALVCFGLAVLTGIYLVVVGGWPIVAIGLASVLAGYSYTGGPFPLAYHGLGDVFVFVFFGLVAVPGTFYVQSLTVTPAAWWAAIPVGAIGTALLVVNNLRDAATDVKAGKRTLVVRLGLSAGRAEYVALLALAFATPLTMWSLGLSSAWVMLAWLSAPLAVPLLKRVLREEGAPLNLALGGTARLQLVFGLLFSVGLYLR; encoded by the coding sequence ATGAACGCGATTGCTCCCGCGGTGCAGGCGCCTCGCCCCACCTTGAAGACGTGGTTGATGGCCGCCCGGCCCAAGACGCTCACGGCGGCGCTGGTGCCGGTGATGGTGGGCACGGCGCTCGCGTTCGGGCTCGGCGTGGGCCGGTGGTTGCCCGCGCTGGCGGCGCTCGTGGGCTCGATGTTCATCCAGGTGGGCACCAACCTGACGAACGACTACTTCGACTTCAAGAAGGGCGCGGACACGGCGGAGCGGGTGGGACCCCAGCGGGTGACGCAGAGCGGGCTCATCTCTCCGGGCACGGTGCTGGCGAGCGCGCTCGTGTGCTTCGGGCTGGCGGTGCTCACGGGCATCTACCTGGTGGTGGTGGGCGGCTGGCCCATCGTGGCCATCGGGTTGGCGTCGGTGCTGGCGGGCTACTCGTACACGGGTGGCCCCTTTCCCCTGGCCTACCACGGGCTCGGCGACGTGTTCGTCTTCGTGTTCTTCGGGCTGGTGGCGGTGCCGGGCACCTTCTACGTGCAGTCGCTGACGGTGACGCCGGCGGCGTGGTGGGCCGCCATTCCGGTGGGGGCGATCGGCACGGCCCTGCTGGTGGTCAACAACCTGCGCGACGCGGCCACGGACGTGAAGGCGGGCAAGCGCACCCTGGTGGTGCGCCTGGGACTGAGCGCGGGACGGGCCGAGTACGTGGCGCTCCTGGCGCTCGCCTTCGCCACGCCCCTGACGATGTGGAGCCTGGGCCTGTCGAGCGCGTGGGTGATGCTCGCGTGGTTGAGCGCTCCCCTGGCGGTGCCGCTGCTCAAGCGGGTGCTCCGCGAGGAGGGTGCGCCGCTCAACCTGGCCCTGGGTGGGACGGCGAGACTCCAGCTCGTGTTTGGCCTGTTGTTCTCGGTGGGGCTGTACCTGAGGTAG
- the mdh gene encoding malate dehydrogenase, whose product MAHSKKKIGLIGGGQIGGNLALLAVQKQLGDVILYDIPAAEGLVKGKALDINQLSAVDGYDCRVTGTTDWKDVAGADVVIITAGVPRKPGMTREDLLDVNLKIMRDVAGNIKQHCPDAFVINVANPLDAMVYALQKISGLPANKVVGMAGVLDTSRFKFFIAEALNTSIRDVEALVLGGHGDDMVPLVRHSTVGGVPLTQLIAKDKLDAIIDRTRKGGAELVGLYKTGSAYFAPAASSIAMAESFLLDRKRVLPAAAMLNGEYGINGVFFGVPVQIGAGGVEKIHTVELNEAEKAELARSYDSVKKTVESVKL is encoded by the coding sequence ATGGCTCACTCCAAGAAGAAGATCGGCCTCATCGGCGGTGGTCAGATTGGTGGCAATCTGGCCCTGCTCGCCGTGCAGAAGCAGCTCGGCGACGTCATCCTCTACGACATCCCCGCGGCCGAGGGCCTGGTCAAGGGCAAGGCGCTGGACATCAACCAGCTCTCCGCGGTGGACGGCTACGACTGTCGCGTCACCGGCACCACGGACTGGAAGGACGTGGCGGGCGCGGACGTGGTCATCATCACCGCGGGCGTGCCGCGCAAGCCGGGCATGACGCGCGAGGACCTGCTCGACGTCAACCTGAAGATCATGCGGGACGTGGCGGGCAACATCAAGCAGCACTGCCCGGACGCCTTCGTCATCAACGTGGCCAACCCGCTGGACGCCATGGTGTACGCGCTCCAGAAGATCTCCGGCCTGCCGGCGAACAAGGTCGTGGGCATGGCGGGCGTGCTCGACACCAGCCGCTTCAAGTTCTTCATCGCCGAGGCGCTCAACACCTCCATCCGCGACGTGGAGGCGCTGGTGCTCGGCGGCCACGGTGACGACATGGTGCCGCTCGTTCGCCACAGCACCGTGGGCGGCGTGCCCCTCACCCAGCTCATCGCCAAGGACAAGCTGGACGCCATCATCGACCGCACCCGCAAGGGCGGCGCCGAGCTGGTGGGCCTGTACAAGACGGGCAGCGCCTACTTCGCGCCCGCCGCCAGCTCCATCGCCATGGCCGAGAGCTTCCTGCTCGACCGCAAGCGCGTGCTCCCGGCCGCCGCCATGCTCAATGGTGAGTACGGCATCAACGGCGTCTTCTTCGGCGTGCCGGTGCAGATCGGCGCGGGCGGCGTGGAGAAGATCCACACCGTGGAGCTCAACGAGGCGGAGAAGGCCGAGCTGGCCCGCTCCTACGACTCGGTGAAGAAGACCGTCGAGAGCGTCAAGCTGTAA